One stretch of Streptomyces sp. A2-16 DNA includes these proteins:
- a CDS encoding GntR family transcriptional regulator — MAEQLSGLADDRALLGRTSTAERVSDILRSRIAEGYFPPGTRLSEDSIGGALGVSRNTLREAFRLLTHERLLVHELNRGVFVRVLAVEDVEDIYRTRALVECAVVRGLDEPPYALDALAEAVEEGQRAVREGDWKTLGTANIHFHRELVALAGSERTDELMRSVFAELRLAFHVVDDPKALHEPYLARNQQILQALEAGDKAEAEKLLGVYLRDSLERVVDVYRRRVSAP; from the coding sequence ATGGCAGAGCAGCTGAGCGGACTGGCCGACGACCGGGCCCTCCTGGGCCGCACCAGTACGGCCGAGCGGGTCTCGGACATCCTCAGGAGCCGGATCGCCGAGGGCTACTTCCCGCCGGGCACCCGGCTGTCGGAGGACAGCATCGGTGGGGCGCTGGGGGTCTCCCGCAACACCTTGCGCGAGGCGTTCCGGCTGCTCACGCATGAGCGGCTGCTCGTCCACGAGCTGAACCGCGGTGTGTTCGTCCGGGTCCTGGCGGTCGAGGACGTCGAGGACATCTACCGCACCCGCGCGCTGGTGGAGTGCGCGGTCGTCCGGGGGCTGGACGAACCGCCGTACGCCCTGGACGCACTCGCCGAGGCGGTCGAGGAGGGGCAGCGGGCGGTCCGCGAAGGTGACTGGAAAACGCTGGGCACGGCCAACATCCACTTCCACCGCGAACTCGTCGCCCTTGCGGGCAGCGAGCGCACCGACGAACTGATGCGCAGTGTCTTCGCCGAACTGCGGCTCGCCTTCCACGTGGTGGACGACCCCAAGGCCCTGCACGAGCCGTACCTGGCGCGCAACCAGCAGATCCTCCAGGCGCTGGAGGCGGGCGACAAGGCCGAGGCCGAAAAGCTGCTGGGGGTGTATCTGCGCGATTCACTGGAACGCGTGGTCGATGTCTACCGGCGGAGGGTGAGCGCCCCTTAG
- a CDS encoding MFS transporter — translation MSTTPPPQALTDHPTETERPAEDGALGWYRALGTRGRRAFAGAFGGYALDSYDYFTLPLSMVALAAYFGLDSGQTGLFTTVTLLASGVGGALAGVLADRVGRVRALMITVVTYAIFTVACGFAPNFESLLVFRALQGLGFGGEWAVGAILVAEYASARHRGRTLGAIQSSWAVGWALAAIMYTLVFSVFDDGTAWRVMFWTGALPALLVVWMRRRVQDAPEAVAVREKGAGKGSFAAIFKPDLLRTTIFAGLLSTGVQGGYYTLATWVPTYLKSDRGLSVVGTGGYLTFLISGAFLGYLTGGYLTDRLGRRRNIWLFALLSAVCIVAYGNIPSGADTWLLVLGFPLGFCMSAIFSGFGSYLSELYPTAVRGSGQGFTYNAGRAVGAVFPTTVGFLADSWGVGGALVFGAIGYGIAALALLGLPETRGKELA, via the coding sequence ATGAGCACGACCCCGCCCCCACAGGCCCTGACCGACCACCCCACAGAGACCGAACGCCCCGCCGAAGACGGGGCGTTGGGCTGGTATCGAGCGCTCGGCACGCGCGGTCGGCGTGCCTTCGCCGGCGCGTTCGGCGGCTACGCCCTCGACTCCTACGACTACTTCACGCTCCCGCTCAGCATGGTCGCGCTGGCCGCGTACTTCGGCCTGGACAGCGGCCAGACCGGCCTCTTCACCACCGTCACCCTGCTGGCCTCCGGTGTCGGCGGCGCCCTGGCAGGGGTGTTGGCCGACCGGGTCGGCCGGGTCAGGGCGCTGATGATCACAGTGGTCACCTACGCGATCTTCACCGTGGCCTGTGGTTTCGCCCCCAACTTCGAGTCGCTGCTGGTCTTCCGCGCCCTCCAGGGGCTCGGTTTCGGCGGCGAGTGGGCGGTCGGCGCGATCCTGGTCGCCGAGTACGCGAGCGCCAGGCACCGGGGGCGCACGCTGGGCGCGATCCAGAGCTCGTGGGCCGTGGGCTGGGCCCTGGCCGCGATCATGTACACGCTGGTCTTCTCGGTCTTCGACGACGGCACGGCCTGGCGCGTGATGTTCTGGACCGGCGCGCTGCCCGCGCTGCTCGTGGTCTGGATGCGCCGCCGGGTCCAGGACGCCCCCGAGGCGGTCGCGGTGCGCGAGAAGGGTGCGGGCAAGGGATCCTTCGCGGCGATCTTCAAACCGGACCTGCTGCGTACGACGATCTTCGCGGGGCTGCTGTCCACCGGCGTCCAGGGCGGCTACTACACGCTCGCCACCTGGGTGCCCACCTACCTGAAGAGCGACCGCGGGCTGTCGGTCGTCGGCACCGGCGGCTATCTCACGTTCCTGATCTCCGGGGCCTTCCTCGGCTATCTGACGGGCGGCTACCTCACCGACCGGCTGGGCAGGCGCCGCAACATCTGGCTCTTCGCCCTGCTGTCGGCCGTCTGCATCGTGGCGTACGGCAACATCCCGAGCGGTGCCGACACCTGGCTCCTGGTCCTCGGCTTCCCCCTGGGGTTCTGCATGTCGGCGATCTTCAGCGGCTTCGGGTCCTACCTGAGCGAGCTCTACCCGACGGCGGTGCGCGGTTCCGGACAGGGCTTCACGTACAACGCGGGCCGCGCGGTCGGCGCGGTCTTCCCCACCACCGTCGGCTTCCTCGCCGACAGCTGGGGTGTCGGCGGGGCGCTGGTCTTCGGCGCCATCGGCTACGGCATCGCCGCACTGGCCCTGCTCGGACTGCCGGAGACCCGTGGGAAGGAACTGGCGTGA
- a CDS encoding putative hydro-lyase: MNRTEDRPLTLLDEHAHAWSPAQARTRFRAGLAGPTAGVAAGHTQVNLISVPADWAYDMLLFCQRNPKPCPVLDVTDAGDWTTVLAEGADLRTDLPRYRVWENGRLVDEPTDVRAHWRGDLVSFLIGCSFTFEWALSEAGVPIRHIQQGRNVPMYVTSRQCRPAGRLHGPMVVSMRPVPPQHLAAALRESSLLPAVHGSPVHCGDPSALGIDDLGRPDFGDPVTAEPDDIPVFWACGVTPQAAVMASRPPFAITHAPGQMFLTDARDEQYRVA; the protein is encoded by the coding sequence GTGAACCGTACGGAAGACCGTCCCCTGACCCTCCTCGACGAGCACGCGCACGCGTGGAGCCCGGCCCAGGCGCGCACCCGCTTCCGCGCGGGCCTGGCCGGCCCCACCGCCGGGGTCGCGGCCGGCCACACCCAGGTCAACCTGATCTCGGTGCCCGCCGACTGGGCGTACGACATGCTCCTGTTCTGTCAGCGCAATCCCAAGCCCTGCCCGGTCCTCGACGTCACGGACGCCGGCGACTGGACCACCGTCCTGGCGGAGGGCGCCGACCTGCGCACCGATCTCCCGCGCTACCGGGTGTGGGAGAACGGCAGGTTGGTGGACGAGCCGACGGACGTGCGCGCGCACTGGCGCGGCGACCTCGTCTCGTTCCTGATCGGGTGCAGCTTCACCTTCGAGTGGGCTCTTTCCGAGGCGGGCGTCCCGATCCGGCACATTCAGCAGGGCCGGAACGTTCCGATGTACGTGACCAGTCGACAGTGCCGTCCCGCGGGGCGGCTGCACGGACCCATGGTGGTGTCCATGCGTCCGGTGCCGCCGCAGCACCTGGCGGCGGCACTGAGGGAGAGCAGCCTGCTCCCGGCGGTGCACGGCAGCCCTGTGCACTGCGGCGACCCCTCGGCGCTCGGCATCGACGACCTCGGCCGCCCCGACTTCGGCGATCCGGTGACCGCCGAACCGGACGACATCCCGGTGTTCTGGGCCTGCGGGGTGACCCCGCAGGCCGCGGTGATGGCCTCGCGCCCGCCCTTCGCCATCACCCACGCACCGGGGCAGATGTTCCTGACGGACGCCCGCGACGAGCAGTACAGAGTGGCCTGA
- a CDS encoding 5-oxoprolinase subunit PxpA has protein sequence MASIDLNADLGEGFGRWQLTDDEQLLSVVTSANVACGFHAGDAATMRRVCELAAARGVRIGAQVSYRDLAGFGRRAMDVPSAELTAEVAYQIGALEVFARAAGSRVSYVKPHGALYNRVVHDEEQAAAVVDGVLLADATLPVLGLPGSRLLEAAGKAGLEAVPEAFADRAYTEEGTLVPRGQEGAVVTDPEAVVERSLSLARDRAVTARAGARIEVEARSLCLHGDTPGAVELARRVRERLETSGVRVEAFV, from the coding sequence ATGGCCTCGATCGATCTGAACGCCGATCTCGGCGAGGGCTTCGGCCGCTGGCAGCTGACCGACGACGAGCAACTGCTGTCCGTCGTCACCAGCGCCAACGTGGCCTGCGGGTTCCACGCCGGGGACGCGGCCACCATGCGGCGGGTGTGCGAGCTGGCGGCCGCGCGCGGGGTCCGGATCGGCGCGCAGGTCTCCTACCGGGACCTCGCGGGGTTCGGGCGGCGCGCCATGGACGTGCCGTCCGCCGAACTGACGGCCGAGGTGGCCTATCAGATCGGCGCCCTGGAGGTCTTCGCCCGGGCGGCGGGCTCACGCGTGTCGTACGTGAAGCCGCACGGCGCGCTCTACAACCGGGTGGTCCACGACGAGGAGCAGGCCGCGGCGGTCGTCGACGGTGTGCTCCTCGCGGACGCCACGCTCCCGGTGCTTGGCCTGCCCGGCTCGCGTCTTCTGGAGGCGGCCGGCAAGGCGGGTCTGGAGGCCGTCCCGGAGGCCTTCGCGGACCGCGCGTACACCGAGGAGGGCACGCTGGTGCCACGCGGCCAGGAGGGCGCGGTGGTCACCGATCCGGAGGCGGTCGTGGAGCGCTCCCTGAGCCTGGCCCGGGACCGCGCGGTCACCGCCCGCGCCGGTGCCCGCATCGAGGTCGAGGCCCGCTCCCTGTGCCTGCACGGGGACACTCCGGGTGCGGTCGAACTGGCCCGCCGGGTCCGGGAGCGGCTGGAGACCTCGGGTGTCCGGGTGGAGGCCTTCGTATGA
- the pxpB gene encoding 5-oxoprolinase subunit PxpB: MRTLPVGDAALLVEVSSGDEAQALHAELLRRRAEGSLSVREIVPAARTVLLDGLTDPARLAAELTASEVPHAPPRAREVVELPVRYDGPDLTDVAAHWGVAPEEVARLHAGTEFTVAFCGFAPGFGYLTGLPVRYDVPRRSTPRTAVPAGSVALAGPYTGVYPRSSPGGWQLIGTTDAVLWDHARVPAALLSPGTRVRFVAAP; this comes from the coding sequence ATGAGGACGCTGCCGGTCGGGGACGCCGCCCTGCTCGTCGAGGTGTCCTCGGGCGACGAGGCGCAGGCGCTGCACGCCGAACTGCTGCGCCGTCGCGCGGAGGGCTCGCTGTCGGTCCGCGAGATCGTCCCCGCGGCCCGCACGGTCCTCCTCGACGGCCTCACCGACCCGGCCCGCCTGGCCGCCGAACTCACCGCGTCCGAGGTGCCGCACGCTCCCCCGCGCGCGCGTGAGGTCGTCGAACTCCCGGTGCGCTACGACGGCCCGGACCTGACCGATGTGGCCGCGCACTGGGGCGTCGCCCCCGAGGAGGTGGCCCGACTCCACGCCGGCACCGAATTCACGGTCGCCTTCTGCGGATTCGCGCCCGGGTTCGGCTATCTCACCGGCCTGCCCGTCCGCTACGACGTCCCACGCCGGTCCACCCCGCGCACGGCCGTCCCGGCGGGCTCGGTCGCGCTCGCCGGCCCCTACACCGGCGTCTACCCGCGCTCGTCACCGGGCGGCTGGCAGCTCATCGGGACCACGGACGCCGTCCTGTGGGACCACGCGCGCGTGCCGGCCGCACTGCTGTCGCCGGGGACGCGGGTGCGTTTCGTGGCGGCACCATGA
- a CDS encoding biotin-dependent carboxyltransferase family protein, with amino-acid sequence MTDRALSVVRAGALTTVQDRGRPGHAHLGVPRSGALDGPAAALANRLVGNLPEAAVLETTLDGCALRPRSTLTVAVTGAPCRVTVDGRPAAWGAPVRVPAGALLTVGRAVLGLRSYVAVSGGVAVEPVLGSRSTDLLSGLGPAPLSDGAVLPLGTPEPLHTRVDTAPQPAPPDELVLRVALGPRQDWFTPEAVRAFTSRTFRVSSASNRIGLRTEGPTLERAFAGELPSEGMVLGAVQVPPDGRPVVFLADHPTTGGYPVIGVVREPDLAAAAQAVPGIPVRFAEVRRRQRP; translated from the coding sequence ATGACGGACCGCGCCCTCTCCGTCGTCCGGGCCGGAGCGCTGACCACCGTCCAGGACCGGGGCCGCCCGGGCCACGCCCACCTCGGTGTCCCCCGCTCCGGCGCTTTGGACGGGCCCGCGGCCGCCCTCGCCAACCGTCTGGTTGGCAACCTCCCCGAGGCGGCGGTTCTGGAGACCACGCTCGACGGCTGTGCGCTGCGCCCCCGTTCGACGCTCACCGTGGCCGTCACGGGCGCCCCCTGCCGGGTCACCGTGGACGGCCGCCCGGCGGCGTGGGGCGCACCGGTGCGCGTGCCGGCCGGAGCACTGCTGACGGTCGGAAGAGCCGTCCTGGGACTGCGCAGTTATGTGGCCGTCTCCGGCGGAGTCGCCGTGGAGCCGGTGCTGGGCAGCCGCTCCACCGACCTCCTGTCGGGGCTGGGCCCGGCCCCTCTCTCGGACGGCGCCGTCCTGCCCCTTGGCACGCCGGAGCCGCTTCACACGCGCGTGGACACCGCCCCCCAGCCGGCGCCCCCCGACGAACTCGTCCTGCGCGTCGCACTCGGCCCGCGGCAGGACTGGTTCACCCCGGAGGCGGTGCGGGCCTTCACCTCCCGCACCTTCCGGGTGTCCTCGGCGAGCAACCGCATCGGCCTGCGCACGGAGGGACCCACCCTGGAGAGGGCCTTCGCGGGCGAACTCCCCAGCGAGGGCATGGTCCTGGGCGCGGTCCAGGTCCCGCCCGACGGCCGGCCCGTGGTCTTCCTCGCGGACCATCCGACCACCGGCGGCTACCCGGTGATCGGAGTGGTCCGGGAACCGGACCTCGCAGCGGCAGCGCAGGCGGTGCCGGGCATCCCCGTGCGCTTCGCGGAGGTACGGCGGCGACAACGTCCCTAG
- a CDS encoding SGNH/GDSL hydrolase family protein produces MRGLRFVALGDSLTEGVGDPVGDGWRGWAALLAGGLSPADVDFTNLAVSGAQTRDVLERQLPAGLALRPDVVSVVVGVNDTLRCTFDIHALAARLDTIYAAFRAQGAVLLTACLPDPGTMLGLPGALARPLARRQRAVNTVVHALSERYGAVHLHAAEGRWTTERAMWSSDRLHPSERGHRQLAVRFHEVLVERGVATGAVPSAEPEFPVPTKSASLWWLATAGTGWVVRRCTDLLPQLVTLAVDEMRHRARGTSGRLDLRAAHAVSMALAAVSVPEQRTEIA; encoded by the coding sequence ATGAGAGGCCTGCGCTTCGTCGCCCTCGGTGACTCGCTCACCGAGGGTGTGGGGGACCCGGTGGGCGACGGGTGGCGCGGCTGGGCCGCGCTGCTCGCCGGCGGACTCTCCCCGGCGGACGTGGACTTCACCAACCTCGCGGTGAGCGGAGCGCAGACCCGGGACGTGCTGGAACGGCAACTGCCGGCCGGGCTCGCGCTGCGGCCGGACGTCGTGTCCGTGGTCGTCGGTGTCAACGACACACTGCGCTGCACCTTCGACATCCACGCCCTGGCCGCCCGGCTCGACACGATCTACGCGGCCTTCCGCGCGCAGGGGGCCGTGCTGCTCACGGCCTGCCTCCCGGACCCGGGCACGATGCTCGGTCTGCCGGGCGCCTTGGCGCGGCCGCTGGCCAGGCGGCAACGGGCCGTCAACACCGTGGTGCACGCGCTGTCCGAGCGGTACGGGGCGGTGCATCTCCATGCCGCCGAGGGGAGGTGGACCACCGAGCGGGCGATGTGGAGCTCGGACCGGCTGCACCCCAGCGAGCGGGGGCATCGTCAGCTGGCGGTGCGCTTCCATGAGGTGCTGGTGGAACGGGGCGTGGCGACGGGGGCCGTTCCCTCGGCCGAGCCGGAGTTTCCCGTGCCCACCAAGTCGGCGAGTCTGTGGTGGCTGGCCACGGCGGGGACCGGGTGGGTGGTGCGGCGGTGCACCGATCTGCTGCCGCAGTTGGTGACGCTGGCCGTGGACGAGATGCGGCACCGCGCGCGGGGGACCAGTGGGCGGCTCGATCTGCGGGCCGCGCACGCGGTGTCCATGGCCCTGGCCGCGGTGTCCGTGCCGGAGCAGCGGACCGAGATCGCGTAA
- a CDS encoding glycosyltransferase, with product MSAPSLRIVRLANFVAPASGGLRTALRELGKGYQAAGHESVLVVPGHRTSDRRTEQGRIITLPGPLLPGTGGYRVLADKRRVARLLEELAPDRLEVSDRTTLRWTGKWARRARVPAVMVSHETADGVLRTWGLSEGAARRAADALNVRTAHTYARVVCTTEFAEREFVRIGARNVVRAPLGVDLVERHPALRDAGLRARYAREDQTLLVTCTRLSVEKRPGTALDALESLVRRGRRAVLVVAGDGPLRPRLEQRARERGLPVTFLGHVSDRGLLGALQACADVCLAPGPAETFGLAALEAMACGTPVVVSASSALPEVIGSAGAVAADRGDAFADAVDMLLERSEAERRESARARAECFGWDTAVRAFLAAHDAEAFVRRSVRSVPGGVA from the coding sequence ATGAGCGCCCCGTCGCTGCGAATCGTCCGGCTCGCCAACTTCGTCGCACCCGCCTCGGGCGGCCTGCGCACCGCCCTGCGTGAACTCGGCAAGGGTTATCAGGCTGCCGGACACGAGTCCGTGCTCGTCGTTCCCGGCCACCGCACGAGCGACCGCCGCACCGAACAGGGACGGATCATCACCCTGCCGGGCCCGCTGCTTCCCGGCACCGGCGGTTACCGGGTCCTCGCCGACAAGCGGCGCGTGGCCCGGCTCCTGGAGGAACTCGCCCCGGACCGCCTGGAGGTCTCCGACCGTACGACCCTCAGATGGACCGGCAAATGGGCCCGCCGCGCCCGCGTGCCCGCCGTGATGGTCTCCCACGAGACCGCCGACGGCGTGCTGCGCACCTGGGGCCTGTCGGAGGGCGCGGCCCGGCGCGCCGCCGACGCCCTCAACGTCCGTACGGCGCACACGTACGCGCGCGTGGTGTGCACCACCGAGTTCGCCGAACGGGAGTTCGTGCGGATCGGCGCGCGCAATGTCGTACGGGCCCCGCTGGGCGTCGATCTGGTCGAGCGGCACCCGGCGTTGCGCGACGCCGGACTGAGGGCCCGGTACGCGCGCGAGGACCAGACGCTCCTCGTGACGTGCACCCGGCTGTCCGTGGAGAAGCGGCCCGGCACGGCGCTGGACGCTCTGGAGTCCCTGGTACGCCGAGGTCGGCGGGCTGTGCTCGTGGTGGCCGGGGACGGGCCGCTGCGGCCGCGCCTCGAACAGCGGGCACGGGAGCGCGGGCTGCCGGTCACGTTCCTCGGGCACGTCTCCGACCGCGGGCTGCTCGGCGCGCTCCAGGCCTGTGCCGACGTGTGCCTGGCCCCCGGCCCGGCCGAGACCTTCGGGCTGGCCGCGCTGGAGGCCATGGCGTGCGGCACGCCGGTGGTGGTGAGCGCCTCCTCCGCGCTGCCGGAGGTCATCGGCTCCGCCGGCGCCGTCGCCGCCGACCGCGGGGACGCCTTCGCGGACGCCGTGGACATGCTGCTGGAACGCTCCGAGGCCGAGCGCCGGGAGAGCGCACGCGCGCGTGCGGAGTGCTTCGGGTGGGACACGGCGGTCCGGGCGTTCCTCGCCGCGCACGACGCGGAGGCCTTCGTACGGCGTTCGGTGCGCTCGGTGCCCGGAGGCGTGGCATGA
- a CDS encoding glycosyltransferase family 1 protein: protein MRVVIVTESFPPDVNGVAHCALQTARHLVDRGHLPLVVAPATASGPGSGADAPAPCPVVRVPSLPLPGYPQVRVALPSRRVAAAIAEHRADVVHLASPFVLGVRGMAAAARLGIPAVAVYQTDLAGYARTYVHAGEAAAWRRIRSVHAAADLTLAPSSASLNDLEAHGVPRVKLWPRGVDTVRFRPDLRDETLRRQLAPNGEMIVGYVGRLAPEKHIELLADTCRLEGVKVVVVGDGPSRPSLEEALPGAVFLGRRMGDELARIFASFDVFAHTGPFETFCQTVQEAMASGVPVVAPAAGGPLDLVAHGRTGFLVPPRDPAAVRDAVWSLAADPEMRASFGLAARAMVEGRTWAAVGDQLIGHYAAVLSGRKTAVAA from the coding sequence ATGCGTGTCGTCATAGTGACCGAATCCTTTCCCCCCGACGTGAACGGCGTGGCCCACTGCGCGCTCCAGACCGCCCGGCACCTCGTGGATCGCGGTCACCTTCCGCTCGTCGTCGCGCCGGCCACCGCGTCCGGCCCCGGGTCCGGCGCGGACGCCCCCGCGCCGTGCCCCGTCGTCCGTGTCCCCTCCCTCCCGCTCCCGGGCTACCCCCAGGTCCGCGTCGCCCTCCCCAGCAGGCGCGTGGCCGCGGCGATCGCCGAGCACCGTGCCGACGTCGTCCATCTGGCCAGCCCCTTCGTCCTCGGCGTCCGCGGCATGGCCGCCGCCGCCCGGCTCGGCATCCCCGCCGTGGCCGTCTACCAGACCGACCTCGCCGGATACGCCCGCACCTACGTGCACGCGGGAGAAGCCGCCGCCTGGCGCCGTATCCGCTCCGTCCACGCCGCCGCCGACCTCACCCTCGCCCCGTCCAGCGCCTCCCTGAACGATCTGGAGGCGCACGGTGTGCCCCGGGTCAAACTGTGGCCGCGAGGCGTCGACACCGTCCGCTTCCGCCCCGACCTGCGCGACGAGACACTGCGCCGGCAGCTCGCCCCGAACGGCGAGATGATCGTCGGCTACGTCGGCCGGCTCGCCCCCGAGAAGCACATCGAACTGCTCGCCGACACCTGCCGCCTGGAGGGCGTCAAGGTCGTGGTGGTCGGCGACGGACCGAGCCGGCCCTCGCTCGAGGAGGCGCTGCCGGGCGCGGTCTTCCTGGGCCGTCGCATGGGCGACGAACTGGCCCGGATCTTCGCCTCCTTCGACGTCTTCGCGCACACCGGGCCCTTCGAGACCTTCTGCCAGACCGTCCAGGAGGCCATGGCAAGCGGCGTGCCCGTCGTCGCCCCCGCCGCCGGCGGACCGCTCGACCTGGTCGCCCACGGCCGCACCGGGTTCCTCGTCCCGCCGCGCGACCCGGCCGCCGTACGGGACGCGGTGTGGTCCCTGGCGGCCGACCCCGAGATGCGTGCCTCGTTCGGCCTGGCCGCGCGGGCCATGGTCGAGGGACGCACCTGGGCGGCCGTCGGCGACCAGCTCATCGGCCACTACGCCGCCGTGCTCAGCGGCCGGAAGACGGCGGTGGCGGCATGA
- a CDS encoding HEAT repeat domain-containing protein, which yields MFDPVIAPSGTLLGLLQRGRGDGTLHALTAPRAEALAALNHCVLRDPRHDWQVENRSLYYARLFLDLNGELDEIEAHLFEVDDVFDDEESRTGLALAVLGHLASYGRRDALELLRRYAASGSNWAWALDELALRDDDAGLRALAVPVLARFGTDPEGEAALATAVRDAFEPRPWRLWADDPRESVSTRVRAAQEAGCFDLWQRQMRPAGPRPGWSVQAVLEWAQQGVERGAALHVPAARCLAAVAGPEDRPEILAAATDGTDGARSTALRYLADGNDPDAFDLIELAVATGSPAVVEAALDSFERMRSIAAVDRARGWARRPDPLGAAAGRVLACLGGAQDRDLVLAALREAVRGEGPDAPTLWTLVDGTGRLGIACAAPVLRHIYRETASSHLRGRAARALAATDPSFATGFAVECLWDCEETTREIAARHAETGDARVVERLRRLAADPAEEAEVQTAVRSRIGPDTAAM from the coding sequence ATGTTCGATCCGGTCATAGCGCCCAGCGGTACGCTGCTCGGCCTGCTCCAGCGGGGCCGCGGCGACGGCACACTGCACGCGCTCACCGCCCCGCGCGCCGAGGCGCTCGCGGCTCTCAACCACTGCGTGCTGCGCGATCCCCGCCACGACTGGCAGGTGGAGAACCGCTCCCTCTACTACGCCCGTCTCTTCCTCGACCTGAACGGCGAGCTGGACGAGATCGAGGCGCACCTCTTCGAGGTGGACGACGTCTTCGACGACGAGGAGTCACGCACGGGCCTCGCCCTCGCCGTCCTCGGCCACCTCGCCTCCTACGGCAGGCGCGACGCGCTCGAACTGCTGCGCAGGTACGCCGCGTCGGGCTCCAACTGGGCCTGGGCGCTGGACGAACTGGCGCTGCGGGACGACGACGCCGGTCTGCGTGCCCTGGCCGTACCCGTCCTTGCGCGGTTCGGCACCGACCCCGAGGGCGAGGCCGCGCTGGCCACCGCCGTGCGGGACGCCTTCGAACCGCGGCCATGGCGGCTGTGGGCCGACGATCCGCGCGAATCCGTCTCCACGCGTGTGCGTGCCGCTCAGGAGGCCGGCTGTTTCGACCTCTGGCAACGCCAGATGCGGCCCGCCGGACCCCGCCCGGGGTGGAGCGTGCAGGCCGTCCTCGAATGGGCCCAGCAGGGCGTCGAGCGGGGTGCCGCGCTCCATGTGCCCGCCGCCCGCTGTCTGGCCGCCGTGGCGGGCCCCGAGGACCGGCCCGAGATCCTCGCGGCCGCCACGGACGGCACCGACGGGGCCCGCTCCACGGCTTTGCGCTATCTCGCCGACGGCAATGATCCCGACGCCTTCGATCTGATCGAGTTGGCCGTCGCCACCGGCTCCCCGGCCGTCGTGGAAGCCGCCCTCGACTCGTTCGAACGCATGCGCAGCATCGCCGCGGTGGACCGTGCGCGTGGCTGGGCCCGACGGCCCGATCCGCTGGGCGCCGCCGCCGGCCGCGTGCTCGCCTGCCTCGGCGGAGCCCAGGACCGGGACCTCGTGCTCGCCGCCCTCCGGGAGGCCGTGCGGGGCGAGGGCCCCGACGCGCCCACCCTGTGGACCCTTGTCGACGGCACCGGGCGGCTGGGCATCGCCTGTGCCGCGCCCGTGCTGCGCCATATTTACCGGGAGACCGCCTCCTCCCACCTCCGCGGCCGCGCCGCCCGTGCGCTCGCCGCCACCGATCCCTCGTTCGCCACCGGCTTCGCCGTCGAATGCCTGTGGGACTGCGAGGAGACCACCCGCGAGATCGCCGCCCGGCACGCCGAGACCGGCGACGCCCGGGTCGTGGAGCGGCTGCGCCGACTGGCCGCCGATCCGGCCGAGGAGGCCGAGGTCCAGACGGCCGTCCGCAGCCGTATCGGACCGGACACCGCAGCCATGTGA
- a CDS encoding ankyrin repeat domain-containing protein codes for MTEAPDPEVVELATKIFDLARQGQTEALVAYVDAGVPAGLTNDRGDSLLMLAAYHGHADAVRALVARGAAAGGVNDRGQTPLAGAVFKGSTDVIKALLDGGADPAEGTPSALDTARMFGRTELLELFAAH; via the coding sequence ATGACTGAAGCCCCCGACCCCGAGGTCGTGGAGCTGGCGACCAAGATCTTCGATCTGGCCCGCCAGGGGCAGACCGAGGCGCTTGTGGCGTATGTCGACGCGGGTGTTCCCGCGGGCCTCACCAACGACCGCGGGGACTCGCTCCTGATGCTCGCCGCCTACCACGGCCACGCCGACGCGGTACGCGCGCTCGTCGCCCGGGGAGCGGCGGCCGGCGGGGTCAACGACCGGGGGCAGACGCCCCTCGCCGGGGCCGTCTTCAAGGGCTCCACGGACGTCATCAAGGCCCTGCTGGACGGCGGCGCCGATCCGGCCGAGGGCACCCCCTCGGCCCTCGACACGGCCCGGATGTTCGGCAGGACAGAACTGCTCGAATTGTTCGCCGCACACTGA